The following DNA comes from Corynebacterium lizhenjunii.
ATTGGCCACATCCCCACCGCCACCCGAATCAACTTCCACACGGAGCTGCTAGACCAACGCACGCGTGATGTGGTGGGCCCGGAGGATTTTGCGCAGCTCATGCGCTCCAAGGGCATTAATCGGGACGATACCGTGGTGCTCTATGGCGATAAAAACAACTGGTGGGCCGCCTACGCGCTGTGGGTTTTTGAACTCTACGGCCACCCGGATGTACGCCTGTTAGACGGTGGGCGCGACGCCTGGATGTCCGAAGAGCGTGATACGTCCTATTCCGTGCCGGAGTACCCGCACAGCGACTATCCCCTGTGCCCGCGAGAAGAGTCCGGTCTGCGTGTCTTTGTCGACGGCCTTGATGGCCACACCCTGGTAGATACCCGCTCCCCGGAGGAATACCGGGGCGAGCCCACCTCCACGTCTGCCGCCGGCGATTCTGACTACGGCACCACCATCCGCCACGGGCATATTCCGGGCGCGGTCAATATCCCTTGGTCGGTCGCCGTCTTCCCCAATAGCACTTTCCGCGCGCGGGCGGACCTGGACGCCGCGTACACGCAGCTAGACCCCACCGCGCCCACCGTTTTGTACTCCCACCTGGGGGCGCAAGCGGCCCACACATGGTTTGTGCTGAAATTCCTGCTCGGCTTTGAGCGGGTGGCCAATTATGACGGCTCCTGGGCGGAGTGGGGCAACATGGTCCGCATGCCCATCGAGAGAGGCTAGTAAGAGGCTAGTGCGCGACTAGCAGGAGGCTAGTGCGCGGCTAGCCCGAGGTTTACGCCCTGCTGGTACGTGGCTTGCGAGCAGCTCTCCCTCCGGCGCCCGCGCGTCGCCCCCATCTTCGCAGGTGGGGGCGTTTCTGTTAGACTCTTTGCTAACCTGACGGATTCCTCACGTTTTTCTGTGCGACAATAGTCGGAGCAAACCCATACAAGGAAGGTTTCAACTGACCGTGACTGTAGACATCAAGAAGATCACCAAGGTGCTCATCGCCAACCGCGGCGAGATTGCCGTTCGCGTTATTCGCGCAGCCCGCGACGCCGGCATTGCCTCCGTTGCCGTCTATGCGGAGCCCGATGCCGACGCCCCCTTCGTCTCCCTGGCGGACGAGGCCTTTGCCTTGGGCGGCCAGACCTCCGCGGAGTCTTACTTGGACACCGCCAAAATCCTGGATGCCGCCGCGAAGTCCGGCGCCAACGCCATCCACCCCGGTTACGGTTTCTTGTCTGAGAACGCTGATTTCGCTCAGGCTGTCATCGACGCTGGCCTGATCTGGATTGGCCCCTCCCCGGAGGCTATTGCCCAACTGGGTGACAAGGTCACCGCCCGCCACATTGCAGAGCGTGCCGATGCCCCCATGGCCCCAGGCACCAAGGACCCGGTTGCCGATGCCGCTGAAGTGGAGGTGTTTGCCGATACCCACGGTTTGCCCATCGCCATCAAGGCCGCCTTTGGCGGCGGTGGCCGTGGCATGAAGGTCGCTTACGAGCGCTCGGAGGTGGCGGAGCTCTTTGAGTCCGCTACCCGTGAGGCAATCGCGGCCTTTGGTCGTGGCGAGTGCTTTGTGGAGCGCTACCTGGACAAGGCCCGCCACGTGGAGGCGCAGGTACTGGCGGACCAGCACGGCAACGTGGTGGTCATGGGCACGCGTGACTGCTCTCTGCAGCGTCGCTTCCAGAAGCTGGTGGAAGAAGCCCCGGCGCCATTTTTGACCGAGGAGCAGCGGGAGACCATTCACTCTTCCGCAAAGCGAATTTGCCAGGAGGCTGGCTACCACGGCGCAGGTACCGTGGAATACCTGGTGGGCTCCGATGGGCTGATTTCCTTCCTGGAGGTCAATACCCGCCTGCAGGTGGAACACCCCGTTACAGAGGAAACCACCGGGGTGGACCTGGTACGCCAACAGTTCCTGATTGCTGAGGGCCACCCGCTGTCCATTACCGAAGACCCAACCCCGCGTGGTCACGCCATCGAATTCCGCATCAACGGTGAGGACGCCGCCGCTGGGTTTATCCCTGCCCCGGGCACCATTGTCACCTATGCGGAACCGGCGGGCCCGGGCGTGCGCGTGGACTCCGGCGTGCGCGAAGGCACCGTTATTGGCGGGCAGTTTGACTCCATGCTGGCCAAGCTCATCGTGTGGGGCGAAGACCGCGACCAGGCGCTGGCGCGTGCCCGCCGCGCCTTGGCCGAGTACAAGGTCACGGGCCTGCCCACGGTTATCCCCTTCCACCAGGCGATGGTGGAAGACCCGGCCTTTACCGGCACCGGGGAATCCTTCGCGGTCTATACCAAGTGGATTGAGGAGGCCTGGGCCAACGGCTTGCCGCCCTACGTGGACCCGGACGAAGCCGAAGCTGAGGCCGCTGACCCGGCACAGAAGTTTGTGGTGGAAATCGGTGGGCGTCGCGTGGAGGTTGCGCTGCCCTCCAACCTGCTCATGGGTGGAGTTAACGCCGTACGCAAGCGTGCCAAGAAGCGCCGTGGCGGCGGGACTAAGGCGGCGGTGTCTGGCGATGCCATCGTGGCCCCCATGCAGGGCACCGTCATCAAGGTCAATGTCTCCGAGGACCAGGAAGTCGCCGAGGGCGACGTAGTGGTAATCCTGGAGGCCATGAAGATGGAGAACCCTGTTAAGGCCCACAAGTCCGGCAAAGTCACCGGATTAAAGGTCGAGGCCGGGGCCCAGATCAACAAGGGCGAGCCCATCTTGGAGATCAAGTAGCCCGAGACAAAACTGACCCGTTCCCGCTGCGATGCGCCGGGAACGGGTCATGTGCGTCTAGAGAGCGGCCTGGGGTGCCCTCCGGGCTACCGAAAGCGCCCGGAAGGCACCTAAACGCCGACGGAGTTACTTGATGACGACGATCAAGTCCCCGCCTTCGACCTTGGTGGCCTGGCCGATGGCCACGCGCTCCACCACGCCGTCCTTGGTGGCAGAGATGGAGGCTTCCATCTTCATCGCCTCGATAACGGCCACCTGGTCGCCTGCCTTGACCGCAGCGCCCGGTTCCACGGTGGCATTAACCACGCCGGCAAACGGGGCGGCCACGTGGCCCTCATTAGACGGGTCGGCCTTCTCCACGGTGGCAACGGTGGACTCAACGTTGGTGTCGCGGACCTTCATCGGGCGAATCTGGCCATTGACGTTGAGCACCACGTTGCGCATGCCCTTTTCATCCGGCTCACCCAATGCGTCCAGGCGCAGGGTAATCGGCTTGAGTTGGGCGCGGTCATTAGAGCCCTCTGGGAAGTAGTGGACAATGTACTCATTGCCCTCTTCCAGGCCGTAAAGGAAGACAGTGTCCGTGAGTGCCTCGGTGTTGCCGAACTGACGACGGAACTCGTTGAACTCCTCGAACTGCTTCGGGAACAGCAGGCGGTTCAAGGCGTCGCGGCGCTCCTCCGAGTTCTCGGAAGTCAAGTGCGCCTGCTCTTCGGCGGGGACTTCCTTAACAGTGACATCACCCGGGGCGCGGCCTTCCAGCACGCGATCACGCAGCGGCGGCCACCCACCCGGAGGCGTACCCAGCTCGCCACGCAGGAAGGCGATGACGGAATCCGGGATGTCGTACTTGGTGGGGTTGGCCTCGAAGTCGGCGGGGTCTACCCCTGCGCCCACCAGGTGCAGGGCCAAATCACCGACCACCTTCGACGAGGGCGTGACCTTGGTAGGCCGGCCCAGCATCTCATTGACGGCTGCGTAGTTGTCCTCGATAACCTCGAAGCGGTCCGCCAGGCCCAAAGCACTGGCCTGTGCGCGCAGGTTGGACAGCTGCCCGCCCGGAATCTCGTGCTTGTACACGCGGCCCGTGGGGCCTGGGATGCCGTTTTCAAACGGACGGTAGAGCTGACGCACGGCCTCCCAGTAGGGCTCCAGATCGGAGACTGCCTGCAGGTCAATTCCGGTATCCCGCGAGGAATTAGAGAACGCGGAAATGATCGCCGACAGGGAAGGCTGGGAGGTGGTGCCTGCCAGTGGGGCGGAGGCGCCATCGACAATGTCTGCCCCGGACAGTGCGGCGGCATAGTAGGTAGCCAGCTGGCCACCTGCGGTGTCGTGGGTGTGGACGTGAACCGGCAGGTCAAATTCCTTGCGCAGGGCCATCACCAGCTTGGAGGCAGACTCCGGGCGCAGCAGGCCGGCCATATCCTTGATAGCCAGGATGTGCGCGCCGGTGCCCACGATCTCCTCAGCGAGCTTGAGGTAGTAGTCCAGCGTGTAGAGCTTCTCCCCCGGCGAGCACATGTCGCCGGAATACGCCATGGCCACCTCAGCCACGGTGTTACCGGTCTCAAGGACGGCATCGATAGCGGGACGCATTTGGCTGACATCATTAAGGGCATCGAAGATGCGGAAGATGTCCACGCCCGACTTCGCAGCCTCCTGGACAAAGGCATGGCACACCGAGTCCGGGTAAGGCGTGTAACCCACGGTGTTACGCCCACGCAGCAACATCTGGATGTTCTGGTTCGGCATCGCCTCACGCAGCAGGTCCAGGCGTACCCACGGATCCTCCTTGAGGAAGCGCATGGCGACATCGTAGGTAGCCCCACCCCACGCCTCCACGGAGAACAACTGCGGGGTCAGGCGGGCCACGGCCTCGGCAGCAGAGACCAAAGCCGTACCGCGCACGCGGGTGGCCAGCAAGGACTGGTGGGCATCACGGAAGGTGGTGTCCGTGACCGCAAGTGCGGACTGGTTGCGGATCTTCTCCGCCCAAGCCTTCGGGCCCAGCTCGCGCAGGTCATCACGGGAACCGCGCGGAACCTCGGAATTGCGGTCGAACTCGGGCAGCTTATCAAACGGGCGCAGCGTGGTCGGGCGGGTGCCGTTGGGCTTATTCACCGTGACATCAGCGATGTACTGGATGATCCGGCCGGACTCATCCACCGCTGGCGGGGCCTTGAGCAGGTCCGGGTGGTCGGCGATAAAACCGGTGTCCACGCGGGTAGAGGTGAAGTCCGGCTCTCGCAGCAGCGCGCGCAGGAAGCCAATGTTGGTGGCCACGCCGGAGACGGTGAACTCATTGAGCGCGCGCTGGGCACGGGCCACTGCTTGCTCAAAGTTCACGCCACGGCAGGTCATCTTCACCAACAGCGAGTCAAAGTTCGGGGAGATCTCCGCACCCACAGAGGTCGCACCGTCCAAACGCACGCCAGCGCCACCCGGCGAACGGTAAGCGGTCAGCGTGCCGGTATCCGGGCGGAAGCCGTTGTTCGGGTCTTCGGTAGTGATGCGGCACTGCAAGGCAGCACCCGTGATGGTGATGTCCTCCTGACGCAATCCCAGCTGCTCCAGGGTGGCACCGGCTGCGATGTCAATCTGGGATTTCACAATATCCACGCCGGTGATTTCCTCAGTGACGGTGTGTTCCACCTGCACGCGGGGGTTCATCTCAATAAAGACGTGGTTGCCGCGCTCATCCACCAGGAACTCCACAGTGCCCGCGCCGGAGTAGTTGATGTGCTGGCAGAACTTCACCGCATCTGCACAGATCTGGTCGCGTAGCTGCGGATCCAGGCTAGGCGCCGGGGCGATCTCCACGACCTTCTGGTGGCGGCGCTGCACGGAGCAGTCACGCTCAAAGAGGTGAATGACGTTGCCCTGGCCATCGCCGAGAATCTGCACCTCGATGTGCTGCGGCTTGATCACCGCAGTCTCCAGGTAGACGTGGGCGTCGCCGAAGGCGGCCTCGGCCTCACGGGAGGCCTCCGCACACTTAGCCTTCAACTCTGCTTCATTTTCGATAAAACGCATGCCGCGCCCGCCACCACCGGCAACGGCTTTGACAAAGACCGGGAATTGGAAGTCCTTGGCGTACTCCGCCAGCTGCTCCGGATCCGTGGACGGCTCAGAGTCCTGCAGCGTGGGCAGGCCGGCCTCCCGGGCGGCGGTGACTGCCGCAGCCTTGTCACCGGTCAGATCCAGGGTCTCTGGGGAGGGACCAATGAAGGTGATGCCGTTGTCCGCACAGGCACGGGCAAGGTCTGCGCGCTCGGAGAGGAACCCGTAGCCCGGGTAGATGGCGTCAGCCCCGGACTTTTTGGCGGCGCGAATGACCTCATCAATATCCAAGTACGCCTTCACAGGGGCACCCTCGGTGCCGATACGCACGGCTTCATCCGCAAATGCGCGGTGGAAGGAGTTGCGGTCTTCGCGGGGATAGATGGCCACGGTCTTGGCGCCGGTTTCGAAGGCGGCGCGGAAAGCACGCACCGCGATCTCCCCGCGGTTGGCGACAAGCACCTTGTTGAATGACGGAAGCGCTGTAGCAGACACTGCTGTTGTTTCCTTTCGGACGAAGTAGCTTAGGCGAAGGACTTAGGCGAGTGACCTAGCCGAAGGACCTAGCCGAATATGGGATGTCCACATCTCAGAGTAATGCGGACCGAGTCTCTATGCGAACACATAGAAAACGCCCCCAAGCCGGTGCCCAACGTCAGCTAGGCACCGGCTTGTGGTGGCTGTGGTGTGTACCATCGCTCCCTCGGCGACAACGACGTCAGCGTCGAGGACGGCTTCAGCGTCCGCGCCGGCGTGGGCCGGGTGAGGGAGCAGATGGCTTAACCCCATGGCTTAGAACTGCTTGGGCGGTACGGAACGCTGCGGCACACCGTTGTACGCAGACAGCGGGCGGATTAGCGAGTTGGACTCGTTTTGCTCCACAATGTGCGCGGTCCAGCCGGTGATACGAGCCATCACGAAGATCGGGGTGAAGAACTCGATGTCGAAGCCAAGGATGTGGTAAGCCGGGCCAGCTGGGAAGTCCAGGTTCGGCTGGATCTTGATGGAGGTGTTTTCGTACATGGTCTTCGCCATGACTTCGTACATCTCCACCCACTGCTCCTGGCCGTGGTCCTTAGCCAACTCGCGGAACGCAGCTTCCATGGTGGGAACGCGGGAGTCGCCGTTCTTGTAGACGCGGTGACCAAAGCCCATGACCAATTCCTTGTTCTTGAGCTTGTTCAGGGTCCACTCTTCTGCCTTGGCAGGGTCTCCAACTTCGATGAAGTTGTGCATCACAGCCTCGTTGGCGCCACCGTGGAGCGGGCCCTTCAGCGCACCGATAGCACCGACGACTGCGGAGTAGGTGTCCGACATGGTGGAGGTGATCACGCGAGCTGCGAAGGTGGAGGCGTTGAAGGAGTGCTCCGCGTAGAGAATCAGGGACTTATCAAAAGCCTCGATGTCGGAGCGGGAGTTGGCCGGGGAGCCTTCCTCGTCGCCGAAGACCATCCACAGGAAGTTCTCCGCGAAACCCTTCTTGCGGGAGGGCTCGATGTAGCCCTCGCCGCGGCGGCGGCGGATGTCCAAGGCCACCACGGTGGGCAGCTTGGCCATCAGTTCCAGTGCGGTGCGGCGGATGTGCTCGGAGTCCTTGGTGTAGGCGTCCGGGTCCTGGGAGCCAATGAAGGACACAGCGGTGCGCAGCACGTCCATCGGGTGGCAGGACTTGGGCATGGAGGTGATGAGGTCGATGAGGTGACGGTCCAGATGGCGCAGAGCCTTCTCGCGGGCGGAGAAGCGGATGAGCTCCTCCTGGCTGGGCAGTTCGCCGTTCCACAGCAGGTAGGCCACTTCCTCGAAGGAGCAGTAGCGGGCCAGTTCCTGGACGGGGTAGCCGCGGTAGGTCAGGGAGTTGGTCTCCGGGACCACCTTGGACACAGCGGTCTCATCGACCACGACGCCATACAGGCCCTTGCGGATTTCTGGGGTGTTCTCAGACATGTTGTTTCTCCTCTTATCTTGGAAAAGTAGATGTGCTTTTACTTGGGGGCCGGTTGTCCGGCCCGAGGGTTGTGCTGGGGTGCGCAGCGCACGACTGCGCACGTTGAGCGTGCACGGTGCGCCGTGCACGGCCCCAGACCTAGTCGAAGGTGGGCTTGTAGGCTTCCTTCGAGTAGGTGAAGACAGCCTGGTCGAAGGCGTTGTACTCGTTGTAGCGAACCAGCTCGTACAAACGAGAACGGTGCTGCATGCGCTCGAGCCACTCCGGCGACTGCAGGCCTTCAGCGGCCATATCGCGGAGGAATTCCTCGGTCGCGCCCATGGCCACCCGGAAGGTGGACACTGGCCAGATGACTGCGTTGTAGCCCAGGTCCTCAATCTGGCGGGCAGACAGCAGCTCGGTCTTGCCAAACTCCGTCATGTTCGCCAACAGCGGGGTATCCACGGCCTTGCGGAACTTCTCAAAGTCTTCCACGGAGTACAGGGCCTCGGTGAAGATGAGGTCCGCGCCAGCGTCGGCATAAGCCTTGGCCCGCTCGATGGCCTCATCAATGCCGTGGATGCCAGCGGCGTCGGTGCGGGCGCAGATGATGAAGTTCTCATCACGGCGCTCATTGACGGCGGCCGAAATACGGCGCACCATCAAATCGGTGGGAACCACTTCCTTGCCGTCAAGGTGGCCGCAACGCTTGGGGTTAACCTGGTCCTCCAGGTGGCAGCCAGCCAGGCCGGCATCCTCAAGGGCGGCAACGGTGCGCGCTGCAGACATGGGCTCACCGAAGCCAGTGTCGGCATCGACAAGCACAGGCAGATCCGTAGCCCGGGCAATCTGGCCAGCGCGGGTAGCTACTTCGGTCAAGGTGGTCAGGCCGATGTCCGGCAGGCCCAGGTCATTAGCCAGCACGGCACCGGAGATGTAGACACCACCAAAGGCGCCGATGTCCTGGATAAGCCGCGCGGTCAGCGGATTGAAGGCGCCAGGAAGGGTGGTCAGTCCCTCACCTTCCAAAGCAGCGCGGAACTGCTGCCGCTTTTGCGCATTAGTCAGCGTGGAGCCAAAGAGGCCAGCCATTTAGAACACACCCTTCGGGGTAGCGGGGATGGAAGCCAGGTGCTCCTCGGTGACGCGGACGTTGAGCTCGCTCAAGTCAGTGAGGTTCTCCAGGTTCTGCACAGCGTTAAGGAAGCGCTCCTGCTCCTCCTCGGAGACAATGCCCTTAGCCAGAATGCGGAACTTGTTGATGTACTGCTCACGGGCGAACGGGCGAGCACCCAGCGGGTGAGCGTCAGCCACGGCCATCTCATCTTCGATGACGGTGCCATCGGTGAAGGTGATCACGGCCTTGGCGCCGAAGGCCTTCTCGTTCGGGTCCTCCGAGTGGTAGCGGCGGGTCCACTCCGGATCTTCGACAGTGGAAATCTTGTGCCACAGTTCCACGGTCTCCGGGCGGTTAGCGCGCTCCGGGGCGTAGGAGTCCACGTGGTGCCAGCCGCCGTCTTCCAGGGCGACGGCGAAGATGTACATGATGGAGTGGTCCAGCGTCTCGCGGGAGGCGTTGGGGTCCATCTTCTGCGGGTCGTTGGCGCCGGTGCCAATCACGTAGTGGGTGTGGTGGGAGGTATGCAGGACGATGGACTCGATGTCCTTGGTCTCGCGGCCCGCTTCTTCCAGGGTGGCCTTCATGCGGCGTGCAAGGTCGATGGGCGCCTGGGACTGGTACTCCGCGGAGTGCTCCTTGGTGTAGGTGTCCAAGATGGCGCGCTTGGGCTCGCCGTCAGCGGGCAGCGGCACGGTGTAGGTGCGCTCTGGGGAGTGCAGCATCCAGGCGATGAAGCCGTCCTCGCCTTCCCAGATGGGGGCTGGGGCGCCCTCGCCGCGCATGGCGCGGTCCACGGCCTCAATGGCCATCTTGCCGGCAAAGGAAGGAGCGTAAGCCTTCCAGGAGGAAATCAGGCCCTTGCGGGACTGGCGGGTGGCGGTGGTGGTGTGCAGCGCCTGGCCAATTGCCTGGTAGATGGTGTCTACGTCCAGCTCCAGCATGGTGCCAATGCCTGCCGCCACGGACGGGCCCAGGTGGGCCACGTGGTCGATCTTGTGCTCATGCAGGCAGATGCCCTTGACCAGGTTGACCTGGATTTCGTAGCCGGTGGCAATGCCGCGGATGAGCGCCTTGCCGTCGAGGCCCTTGTGTTGTGCCACTGCGAGGATGGGCGGAATGTTATCGCCCGGGTGGGAGTACTCTGCGGCCAGGAAGGTGTCGTGGTAGTCCAGCTCACGCACGGCGGTGCCGTTGGCCAGGGCGGCCCACTCTGCGGAGTAGGTGCCGTCCACGCCGAAAATGTTGGCG
Coding sequences within:
- a CDS encoding sulfurtransferase, encoding MIIADPHPSFQEYAHPQRIVSAPWLSARLGVNGLRVIEVDEDALLYDIGHIPTATRINFHTELLDQRTRDVVGPEDFAQLMRSKGINRDDTVVLYGDKNNWWAAYALWVFELYGHPDVRLLDGGRDAWMSEERDTSYSVPEYPHSDYPLCPREESGLRVFVDGLDGHTLVDTRSPEEYRGEPTSTSAAGDSDYGTTIRHGHIPGAVNIPWSVAVFPNSTFRARADLDAAYTQLDPTAPTVLYSHLGAQAAHTWFVLKFLLGFERVANYDGSWAEWGNMVRMPIERG
- a CDS encoding acetyl/propionyl/methylcrotonyl-CoA carboxylase subunit alpha produces the protein MTVDIKKITKVLIANRGEIAVRVIRAARDAGIASVAVYAEPDADAPFVSLADEAFALGGQTSAESYLDTAKILDAAAKSGANAIHPGYGFLSENADFAQAVIDAGLIWIGPSPEAIAQLGDKVTARHIAERADAPMAPGTKDPVADAAEVEVFADTHGLPIAIKAAFGGGGRGMKVAYERSEVAELFESATREAIAAFGRGECFVERYLDKARHVEAQVLADQHGNVVVMGTRDCSLQRRFQKLVEEAPAPFLTEEQRETIHSSAKRICQEAGYHGAGTVEYLVGSDGLISFLEVNTRLQVEHPVTEETTGVDLVRQQFLIAEGHPLSITEDPTPRGHAIEFRINGEDAAAGFIPAPGTIVTYAEPAGPGVRVDSGVREGTVIGGQFDSMLAKLIVWGEDRDQALARARRALAEYKVTGLPTVIPFHQAMVEDPAFTGTGESFAVYTKWIEEAWANGLPPYVDPDEAEAEAADPAQKFVVEIGGRRVEVALPSNLLMGGVNAVRKRAKKRRGGGTKAAVSGDAIVAPMQGTVIKVNVSEDQEVAEGDVVVILEAMKMENPVKAHKSGKVTGLKVEAGAQINKGEPILEIK
- a CDS encoding bifunctional 2-methylcitrate synthase/citrate synthase — translated: MSENTPEIRKGLYGVVVDETAVSKVVPETNSLTYRGYPVQELARYCSFEEVAYLLWNGELPSQEELIRFSAREKALRHLDRHLIDLITSMPKSCHPMDVLRTAVSFIGSQDPDAYTKDSEHIRRTALELMAKLPTVVALDIRRRRGEGYIEPSRKKGFAENFLWMVFGDEEGSPANSRSDIEAFDKSLILYAEHSFNASTFAARVITSTMSDTYSAVVGAIGALKGPLHGGANEAVMHNFIEVGDPAKAEEWTLNKLKNKELVMGFGHRVYKNGDSRVPTMEAAFRELAKDHGQEQWVEMYEVMAKTMYENTSIKIQPNLDFPAGPAYHILGFDIEFFTPIFVMARITGWTAHIVEQNESNSLIRPLSAYNGVPQRSVPPKQF
- a CDS encoding pyruvate carboxylase, translating into MSATALPSFNKVLVANRGEIAVRAFRAAFETGAKTVAIYPREDRNSFHRAFADEAVRIGTEGAPVKAYLDIDEVIRAAKKSGADAIYPGYGFLSERADLARACADNGITFIGPSPETLDLTGDKAAAVTAAREAGLPTLQDSEPSTDPEQLAEYAKDFQFPVFVKAVAGGGGRGMRFIENEAELKAKCAEASREAEAAFGDAHVYLETAVIKPQHIEVQILGDGQGNVIHLFERDCSVQRRHQKVVEIAPAPSLDPQLRDQICADAVKFCQHINYSGAGTVEFLVDERGNHVFIEMNPRVQVEHTVTEEITGVDIVKSQIDIAAGATLEQLGLRQEDITITGAALQCRITTEDPNNGFRPDTGTLTAYRSPGGAGVRLDGATSVGAEISPNFDSLLVKMTCRGVNFEQAVARAQRALNEFTVSGVATNIGFLRALLREPDFTSTRVDTGFIADHPDLLKAPPAVDESGRIIQYIADVTVNKPNGTRPTTLRPFDKLPEFDRNSEVPRGSRDDLRELGPKAWAEKIRNQSALAVTDTTFRDAHQSLLATRVRGTALVSAAEAVARLTPQLFSVEAWGGATYDVAMRFLKEDPWVRLDLLREAMPNQNIQMLLRGRNTVGYTPYPDSVCHAFVQEAAKSGVDIFRIFDALNDVSQMRPAIDAVLETGNTVAEVAMAYSGDMCSPGEKLYTLDYYLKLAEEIVGTGAHILAIKDMAGLLRPESASKLVMALRKEFDLPVHVHTHDTAGGQLATYYAAALSGADIVDGASAPLAGTTSQPSLSAIISAFSNSSRDTGIDLQAVSDLEPYWEAVRQLYRPFENGIPGPTGRVYKHEIPGGQLSNLRAQASALGLADRFEVIEDNYAAVNEMLGRPTKVTPSSKVVGDLALHLVGAGVDPADFEANPTKYDIPDSVIAFLRGELGTPPGGWPPLRDRVLEGRAPGDVTVKEVPAEEQAHLTSENSEERRDALNRLLFPKQFEEFNEFRRQFGNTEALTDTVFLYGLEEGNEYIVHYFPEGSNDRAQLKPITLRLDALGEPDEKGMRNVVLNVNGQIRPMKVRDTNVESTVATVEKADPSNEGHVAAPFAGVVNATVEPGAAVKAGDQVAVIEAMKMEASISATKDGVVERVAIGQATKVEGGDLIVVIK
- the prpD gene encoding 2-methylcitrate dehydratase PrpD; this translates as MIEHEVRTRKSAEDFPIEEHLAYKIAKVAADPVEVPAETTEMIINRIIDNASVAVASVGRRPVTSARVIAQAHPHAAESEGNGANIFGVDGTYSAEWAALANGTAVRELDYHDTFLAAEYSHPGDNIPPILAVAQHKGLDGKALIRGIATGYEIQVNLVKGICLHEHKIDHVAHLGPSVAAGIGTMLELDVDTIYQAIGQALHTTTATRQSRKGLISSWKAYAPSFAGKMAIEAVDRAMRGEGAPAPIWEGEDGFIAWMLHSPERTYTVPLPADGEPKRAILDTYTKEHSAEYQSQAPIDLARRMKATLEEAGRETKDIESIVLHTSHHTHYVIGTGANDPQKMDPNASRETLDHSIMYIFAVALEDGGWHHVDSYAPERANRPETVELWHKISTVEDPEWTRRYHSEDPNEKAFGAKAVITFTDGTVIEDEMAVADAHPLGARPFAREQYINKFRILAKGIVSEEEQERFLNAVQNLENLTDLSELNVRVTEEHLASIPATPKGVF
- the prpB gene encoding methylisocitrate lyase, whose translation is MAGLFGSTLTNAQKRQQFRAALEGEGLTTLPGAFNPLTARLIQDIGAFGGVYISGAVLANDLGLPDIGLTTLTEVATRAGQIARATDLPVLVDADTGFGEPMSAARTVAALEDAGLAGCHLEDQVNPKRCGHLDGKEVVPTDLMVRRISAAVNERRDENFIICARTDAAGIHGIDEAIERAKAYADAGADLIFTEALYSVEDFEKFRKAVDTPLLANMTEFGKTELLSARQIEDLGYNAVIWPVSTFRVAMGATEEFLRDMAAEGLQSPEWLERMQHRSRLYELVRYNEYNAFDQAVFTYSKEAYKPTFD